ATCCCAACATGCAGATCGACTTTAACGCCATCGCCAAAGGGTATTCCATAGATGTCATCGGAGGATTCCTTGAATCATTTGGAATCAGGAATTACCTTGTGGATATCGGCGGCGAGGTGTTGGCCAGGGGGTCGAAACCAGATGGAGAAAAGTGGGTGATCGGGATCGAAAAACCCACAGATGAAGCCACAGCAGAACGAACGCTGAAAGCAACCATCAAAGTTGATGACATTGCTGTGGCTACTTCGGGTAATTACCGTAAATTTTACGTGGAGGATGGAATTAAGTATGCCCACACCATCGACCCTGCCACCGGTTATCCTGTAATCCATTCTTTACTTTCGGCTACGGTATTTTCCGACAGTACGGCCAGGGCCGATGCTTACGCCACTGCTTTTATGGTGATGGGATTGGAAAAAACCAAATCATTTCTCGAACAAAACAGCCACATCGACGCTTACCTGATTTTTTCGGATGAGACGGGGAAAATTCAAACTTTTGGTACAGATGGAGTGAAAAAAATGCTCAATGAGCTTTAATACCGATTGGAATACTGTAATAGTCCAATCTTCGCTGCACTTGATTGTCCAAAACAGTATTATCCTTCGGTATTAACCGCACTAAACTTCAAATAGTTTTGTACTATTTTGAAGTTAACTTTGGTAAAATCTCCTCGAATTCAACTTCATCGTGTCTGTGCTTGTTCTCGCAGCGCTCCTCTTCCGGTTTTCCGCAGGTGCAGGCTACCCGTTGTCCGGATGACGGATCAACACTTCCGCAGGATTTCTGAAACTCACCGCCTTTTTTGAAAAACATTTTTACAGCAATGCCGGCAACTGCCAGACCGATAAGAACAACTGTGATAACTAATAATTGAAGCATTTTTTTATGTGAAGTTTGTGAAAGGAACAAATGAAAATGGGGTTTGTTTATGGTAAAATATCAGAATTACTTCTATTTTAATCTCAATTCTTTTCGCCTGAACTCTGAACAAATCACTGCCGCAGCCACTGAAGCATTCAGCGATTCGGCGCCGTTAGCCATTGCAGGGATCATCAAAGGGTGATCAACCAATGACCTTACTTCCTGCGAAATGCCATGCGATTCATTGCCAATGATGATTACCGCTTTTCCCGGCAACGCTTTGGCATAAATGTTTTCACCATCCAGCAATGCTCCATATTTTGGTATGGTTTGGGCAAACGTTGAAAGTACTTTGGAAATATCTTCGTACAC
This window of the Bacteroidales bacterium genome carries:
- a CDS encoding FAD:protein FMN transferase; protein product: PNMQIDFNAIAKGYSIDVIGGFLESFGIRNYLVDIGGEVLARGSKPDGEKWVIGIEKPTDEATAERTLKATIKVDDIAVATSGNYRKFYVEDGIKYAHTIDPATGYPVIHSLLSATVFSDSTARADAYATAFMVMGLEKTKSFLEQNSHIDAYLIFSDETGKIQTFGTDGVKKMLNEL
- a CDS encoding membrane or secreted protein; translation: MLQLLVITVVLIGLAVAGIAVKMFFKKGGEFQKSCGSVDPSSGQRVACTCGKPEEERCENKHRHDEVEFEEILPKLTSK